In Podospora pseudopauciseta strain CBS 411.78 chromosome 3, whole genome shotgun sequence, one genomic interval encodes:
- a CDS encoding hypothetical protein (EggNog:ENOG503P7JR; COG:D; COG:Z): MVFYTGQQLSYIKVPNIIITMSLYATGLNAWSQLDFDTTKKDQQPDDIFTFTCLLEDKDIDYIRPFPSYTLVYTTTTPFSPTYTAGLVPKLHQQLSTSYPDHYHHFAEASNDIVVVPNHPTNPHPLQYPSLTTLLSPSSQPISYPALHLSQISPYATGFLALSPPPESHVLSWGDPRYPPLLSRPCSPSQPPHHPHPIPDLSYLPTGPVTKLSSSPSGYLVAALTAGHDLYLWGHPSRCSTWYPDIPDSPEPVVMGDDSEKDIKDVAVGQSHVLVLTTDGEIWGRGDNSSGQLGLGRETKLVTEWTRLKGEFDHDKKKIKGVWAGERNSFVVVQP; encoded by the exons ATGGTTTTTTATACAGGCCAGCAGTTATCATACATAAAAGTTCCAAACATCATAATTACCATGTCACTCTATGCAACAGGCCTCAACGCCTGGAGCCAATTAGACTTTgacaccaccaaaaaagaCCAACAACCAGACGACATCTTCACTTTCACTTGCCTTCTCGAGGACAAGGACATAGACTATATCCGTCCATTTCCATCATATACTCTAG TCtacacaaccaccacccccttctcacCAACCTATACAGCCGGCCTGGTCCCAAAACTCCACCAACAACTCTCAACCTCGTACCCAgaccactaccaccacttCGCCGAAGCCTCCAACGACATAGTAGTAG TACCAAACcacccaacaaacccccaccccctccaatacccctccctcaccaccctcctctccccctcctcccaacccatcTCCTACCCCGCCCTTCACCTTTCCCAAATAAGCCCCTACGCAACCGGTTTCCTCGCCCTTTCTCCCCCCCCAGAATCCCACGTCCTCTCCTGGGGCGACCCCCGctacccccccctcctctcccgcccttgttccccctcccaacccccccatcacccccatcccatccccgACCTCTCCTACCTCCCCACAGGCCCAGTAACGaaactctcctcctctccctcaggCTACTTGGTAGCAGCCCTAACAGCCGGCCACGACCTCTACCTCTGGGGCCACCCAAGCCGTTGCTCAACCTGGTACCCTGACATCCCCGACTCTCCCGAACCCGTCGTAATGGGCGATGACAGCGAAAAAGATATCAAAGACGTAGCAGTCGGTCAGTCACACGTCCTAGTCCTAACCACCGACGGCGAAATCTGGGGACGGGGAGACAACTCCTCTGGCCAACTCGGTTTAGGCAGAGAAACAAAACTAGTCACAGAATGGACAAGACTAAAGGGGGAGTTTGATCAcgacaaaaagaaaataaaggGGGTTTGGGCGGGAGAAAGAAATTCatttgttgttgtccagcCTTGA
- the DCL2 gene encoding Dicer-like protein 2 (COG:A; EggNog:ENOG503NX67): protein MGKIQACIAVWASTHQYYHPLTLVRPAVAYPHSSLFRPNLFRRCFGRWGRKGHRNFFFALKGYQSFLLPPLCSEDHSRHKSFFCLRSTPAMESKDTRNMMADEPKASSSDEDGLQGVEEALQAEALEENVYQLSSDTEDTSGTETPPEVKTSPEVIMTARAYQVEMFQESLQRNIIVAEVEKLKCELSFVIQSSEIADFLRRAILRIQEELGRSPKLIWFLAPTVQLAAQQFEVIEKQIPGVQSRFICGADNVQAWKYKTGVWQAVLTNVRIVVSTYQILFDAAVAHAFVPLESISLLVIDEAHNCVGMNPVARLMRELYAKLKQEGKPVPHILGLTASPLMRSNLAGIETLEQTLDAICRTPCRHRDELMAQVNRPEMKAFIYGDLPEPQNATLSSSNMTRLIDTLRQMDITADPHIIRLREENTERSREALKSAIMSRNTQSQKQMKALFARAREMRMNLGPWAAEYYINRVVTEFLKVGSPPAPSVNNLWDEEKAYLSATLRGIKPEAPPSLPDNLSRKVQALLQILASHKGNPVGIVFVTERATASVLSHVLSVHPVLESRYSVESMVGTSKLPGGKHGFLDLTTKEDIESLHRFRKGKVNLLVATSVLEEGIDVPVCNLVICFDKPSNLKSFIQRRGRARMNESELWVLFKDDQDQSLEEWKELEQEMKRKYEDELREIAGLEQMEQSEADDYPKMTDPTTGAQMTIHDAKQHLDHFCSTLSTRKFVNWAPFYIIHDLEGNPIDARKPGLRAATVNLPVSLSPSLRRAESLRAWPSEAFACKDAAFQAYKKLYEAGLIDKNMLPARTTPGLVEVGKTEGITTVEVQYNPWLEVSKAWESSTKLYSLRVTISSEDGTHWAQLDLSLPIPVPLIRDQVIHSERKTSWTISMGTAHERKYDKDNRDHTYGLLAMAYGHRFPIEKKQYPIRLFSPEEEITIDRMAALEFNRDSLANCSQSYLIRDVDSANHPYFFREWLPKKPPMNMIKSVFKGFEDAPEDVPYVSVQAFPKRAGQFRKLPDAFIHQLPSGKPYPRVILASQVKVDKIPTVFAHVGLMLPALTAAVGDYLVARDLLDGSLQTTGITDLDLVVTAITASGARRSIDYERIEFLGDSILKFCTTINCSAQYLHFPEGFLSATKDKIVSNYRLCKAAIDFGLARYIINTAYTTDKWRPVFVEDYLERTDNPSSDGPKTREMPTKTLADVVEALIGASHISGGINKALACISLFLPEAKWQSIDHGRQVLYDEAPDDEPLPPNMHLLEKLIGYTFKKKSLLIEAMTHPSFNVQDTRASLDRLEFLGDAILDYLVVESLFSLREPLTGLPLENSKLHLLRTALVNAEILGFLVMEWAIEEERYNAEVILPDPTSNPYLSPSRRTSSSSTNPPEINLISTTAKFPLWSFLRYTSPEMGEHILSTQSRHSFLRDEIRHALDRGKKYPWSALTRLQAQKFYGDVFESLMGAVWVDSGDLEECRGLMERIGIMGVMERLVREGVHCLHPKEELGLLAAGRAVEYRVEGNEEGQWECAVVWAETGEEVVRVGGARKGEEARVRGADAAVGVLKAEKEVREQEKRRVMLENLGKDVVVDA from the exons ATGGGCAAGATCCAAGCG TGCATTGCTGTGTGGGCCTCCACACATCAGTACTACCACCCTTTGACCTTAGTGAGGCCTGCGGTGGCTTACCCACACTCCAGTTTGTTTCGTCCCAACCTGTTCCGCCGCTGCTTTGGAAGATGGGGACGAAAAGGCCATAGAAATTTCTTCTTTGCTTTAAAAGGCTATCAGAGTTTTTTACTTCCGCCACTTTGCTCGGAAGACCATTCACGCCACAAATCCTTTTTCTGTTTACGCTCAACGCCGGCTATGGAGTCAAAGGATACTAGGAACATGATGGCAGATGAGCCCAAGGCATCCTCTTCTGATGAAGATGGGCTTcaaggggtggaagaggcccTGCAGGCGGAGGCATTGGAAGAGAATGTCTACCAACTGTCCTCGGACACTGAAGACACAAGTGGAACTGAGACGCCCCCTGAAGTCAAAACCTCTCCTGAGGTGATCATGACCGCGAGAGCATACCAAGTCGAAATGTTTCAGGAGAGTCTACAGCGGAACATCATCGTTGCA GAAGTGGAAAAACTCAAGTGTGAGTTGAGCTTCGTGATTCAGTCTTCAGAAATTGCTGACTTTTTACGTAGGGCGATACTTCGAATTCAGGAAGAGCTCGGAAGGAGCCCCAAG CTTATCTGGTTCCTTGCTCCTACCGTTCAGCTTGCCGCCCAACAGTTTGAGGTCATCGAAAAACAAATACCAGGAGTTCAGTCAAGGTTCATCTGCGGCGCGGACAATGTTCAGGCCTGGAAGTATAAGACCGGTGTTTGGCAGGCGGTCCTCACCAATGTCCGGATCGTTGTGTCTACGTACCAGATCTTGTTTGATGCTGCCGTAGCACACGCTTTTGTGCCCTTGGAATCTATTAGTCTTCTCGTCATCGATGAAG CCCATAACTGTGTCGGCATGAATCCTGTGGCTAGACTCATGAGAGAGTTGTACGCCAAGCTGAAGCAGGAGGGGAAACCAGTCCCTCACATTCTGGGTCTCACGGCTAGCCCTTTGATGAGGTCCAATCTCGCTGGTATAGAAACACTCGAGCAGACCCTTGATGCAATCTGCAGGACGCCCTGTAGGCACCGCGACGAGCTTATGGCTCAGGTGAACCGCCCAGAGATGAAAGCATTCATATACGGAGACCTTCCTGAACCTCAAAATGCCACCCTATCGTCTTCAAACATGACCAGGCTCATCGACACCTTACGACAGATGGATATTACGGCCGATCCTCACATCATACGACTCCGTGAGGAGAACACGGAGCGTAGTCGCGAGGCTCTGAAAAGCGCCATCATGTCTCGCAATACTCAGTCACAGAAACAGATGAAGGCGTTGTTTGCAAGAGCAAGAGAGATGAGGATGAACCTAGGACCGTGGGCGGCGGAATATTACATCAACAGAGTTGTCACTGAGTTTCTCAAAGTTGGCAGTCCACCCGCCCCATCGGTTAACAACCTTTGGGATGAGGAAAAGGCCTATCTGTCGGCTACACTTCGGGGTATTAAACCTGAAGCACCGCCGAGCCTTCCAGATAACCTCTCCCGCAAAGTTCAAGCCTTGCTACAAATTCTCGCCTCCCATAAAGGCAACCCCGTGGGAATCGTTTTCGTCACGGAGAGGGCAACTGCTTCGGTCCTTTCGCATGTTCTCTCGGTACATCCCGTTCTTGAGTCTCGCTACTCCGTGGAGTCTATGGTTGGCACATCAAAACTTCCTGGGGGCAAGCACGGTTTTCTCGATCTCACCACGAAAGAGGACATTGAGTCTCTGCACCGGTTCAGAAAGGGCAAGGTCAACTTGCTGGTGGCTACAAGCGTTCTCGAGGAAGGCATAGATGTACCCGTGTGCAACTTGGTCATCTGCTTTGACAAGCCCAGCAACCTCAAGTCGTTCATCCAGAGACGAGGGAGGGCTCGTATGAACGAGTCGGAACTCTGGGTTCTTTTCAAAGATGATCAGGACCAGTCTCTggaggagtggaaggagCTCGAGCAGGAGATGAAGCGCAAATACGAAGACGAATTACGGGAAATAGCAGGGCTTGAGCAGATGGAACAATCCGAGGCGGATGATTATCCCAAGATGACAGACCCAACAACAGGGGCACAGATGACCATCCACGACGCAAAGCAACATCTCGATCATTTCTGCTCAACCTTGTCCACCAGGAAGTTTGTCAACTGGGCGCCGTTTTACATTATTCACGATCTGGAGGGAAACCCCATCGACGCTCGCAAACCCGGCCTTCGGGCCGCCACTGTGAACTTGCCCGTCTCACTGTCCCCAAGTTTGCGTCGTGCAGAAAGCCTGCGGGCTTGGCCCTCGGAGGCTTTTGCTTGCAAAGACGCCGCTTTCCAGGCTTACAAGAAGCTCTACGAGGCGGGTTTGATCGACAAGAACATGCTGCCTGCCAGAACAACGCCTGGCTTGGTGGAAGTTGGAAAAACGGAGGGGATCACCACTGTTGAGGTGCAATATAATCCCTGGCTGGAGGTATCAAAGGCTTGGGAGAGCAGCACTAAGCTGTACAGTCTGCGTGTGACAATATCCAGCGAGGACGGCACACATTGGGCACAGCTGGACCTTTCGCTTCCAATCCCCGTTCCTTTGATAAGAGATCAAGTCATTCATTCGGAGCGCAAAACATCGTGGACTATATCCATGGGGACTGCTCATGAGAGAAAATACGACAAGGACAATCGAGATCACACTTATGGTTTGCTCGCGATGGCCTACGGACATCGGTTTCCGATAGAGAAGAAACAATATCCCATCCGTCTTTTCTCgccagaggaggagattaCTATTGACCGCATGGCCGCATTGGAATTCAACCGCGACTCTCTCGCCAACTGTTCTCAGTCTTACCTCATCCGGGATGTTGACAGCGCCAACCACCCCTATTTCTTTAGGGAGTGGCTTCCAAAGAAGCCTCCCATGAACATGATCAAGTCCGTGTTTAAGGGGTTCGAGGATGCCCCAGAGGACGTCCCTTATGTGTCTGTGCAGGCATTCCCCAAGAGGGCAGGTCAATTCCGCAAGTTACCCGATGCTTTCATTCACCAGCTACCCAGCGGGAAGCCTTACCCGCGAGTGATTCTTGCGAGTCAGGTCAAAGTCGACAAGATCCCAACTGTGTTTGCCCATGTCGGTCTGATGCTTCCCGCTCTTACGGCTGCAGTGGGTGACTATCTTGTTGCCAGAGACCTGCTGGATGGGTCGCTGCAAACGACCGGGATCACGGATCTGGATCTGGTGGTCACGGCCATCACAGCATCgggggcgaggaggtcaaTCGACTATGAAAGAATTGAGTTTCTGGGAGATTCCATTCTCAAGTTTTGCACAACTATCAACTGCTCGGCACAGT ACCTTCACTTCCCAGAAGGCTTCCTCTCGGCGACCAAAGACAAGATCGTCTCCAACTACCGTCTCTGCAAAGCTGCCATAGATTTCGGGCTCGCCCGCTACATCATCAACACTGCCTACACGACAGACAAGTGGCGACCCGTGTTTGTGGAAGATTACCTCGAGCGCACCGACAACCCTTCTTCCGATGGACCGAAAACCAGGGAGATGCCGACCAAAACCCTCGCCGATGTGGTAGAAGCCTTGATCGGCGCCTCCCACATCAGCGGCGGTATCAACAAAGCCCTCGCTTGTATTTCTCTGTTTCTCCCCGAGGCCAAATGGCAGAGCATCGACCACGGCCGCCAGGTCCTCTACGACGAAGCCCCCGACGACGAGCCCCTCCCTCCTAACATGCACCTTCTGGAGAAACTGATCGGGTATACTTTCAAGAAAAAGTCCCTCCTCATCGAGGCAATGACCCATCCCTCTTTCAACGTGCAAGATACCCGCGCCTCCCTCGACAGGCTAGAATTTCTTGGCGACGCGATACTAGACTACCTCGTTGTCGaatccctcttctccctccgcGAACCACTGACCGGTCTCCCCCTCGAAAACTCCAAGCTCCACCTTTTACGCACCGCCCTTGTCAACGCCGAAattttggggtttttggtgatggagtGGGCCATCGAAGAGGAAAGATACAACGCTGAAGTCATCCTCCCTGATCCCACTTCCAACCCatacctctccccctcaCGACGAACTTCTAGTTCAAGCACTAACCCCCCAGAGATCAACCTCATCAGCACCACGGCCAAATTCCCGCTGTGGTCATTCCTGCGGTACACCTCGCCCGAAATGGGCGAGCACATCCTCTCTACCCAATCCCGGCATTCTTTTCTCCGCGACGAAATCCGTCACGCCCTTGACCGCGGCAAAAAATACCCCTGGTCCGCGCTTACAAGACTTCAAGCACAAAAGTTTTATGGCGATGTTTTTGAGAGCTTGATGGGAGCTGTCTGGGTTGATAGTGGGGATTTGGAAGAGTgcagggggttgatggaacGAATTGGGATCatgggggtgatggagaggttggtgagggagggggtgcaCTGTTTGCATCcgaaggaggagttggggcTTTTGGCGGCGGGAAGGGCGGTGGAGTATAGGGTTGAGGGGAACGAGGAAGGGCAGTGGGAGTGTGCTGTTGTTTGGGCggagacgggggaggaggtggttagggttgggggtgcgaggaagggggaggaggctaGGGTTAGGGGGGCTGATGCTGCGGTTGGGGTGTtgaaggcggagaaggaggtaaGGGaacaggagaagaggagggtgatgttggagaaCTTGGGAAaggatgtggttgttgatgcgTGA